One stretch of Pararhizobium qamdonense DNA includes these proteins:
- the yjfF gene encoding galactofuranose ABC transporter, permease protein YjfF — protein sequence MNQKYLPLIATIVIFVVSYAACAAQYPNLLSTRVIGNLLTDNAFLGIAAVGMTFVILSGGIDLSIGSVIAFTGIFLAVLLQNTSIHPLAAFALVLVITTLFGAVMGAIIHYLEMPAFIVTLAGMFLARGMAFVLSVDSIPIKHPFYAAMKTFYYKLPGGGRITLIGGLMLLVFAAGILIAQRTRFGTNVYALGGGTQTSALMGVPVGRTTMMIYGLSGFLAGLSGIVYSLYTSAGYSLATVGVELDAIAAVVIGGTLLTGGAGFVGGTLIGVLIQGLIQTYITFDGSLSSWWTKILIGALLFAFILMQKAILLLSRRNKTYS from the coding sequence ATGAACCAGAAATATCTCCCGCTGATCGCCACCATCGTCATCTTCGTCGTGTCCTATGCGGCCTGCGCTGCCCAGTATCCGAATCTCCTGTCAACGCGTGTCATCGGCAACCTGTTGACCGACAATGCCTTTTTGGGCATTGCCGCCGTTGGCATGACCTTCGTCATCCTGTCCGGCGGCATTGACCTGTCCATCGGCTCGGTCATCGCTTTCACCGGTATTTTCCTCGCCGTTCTCCTGCAGAATACCAGCATCCATCCGCTAGCCGCCTTCGCGCTTGTGCTTGTGATCACCACGCTGTTCGGCGCGGTCATGGGGGCAATCATCCACTATCTGGAAATGCCCGCCTTCATCGTCACCTTGGCCGGCATGTTTCTCGCCCGCGGCATGGCCTTTGTCCTGTCGGTCGATTCGATCCCGATCAAGCATCCGTTTTATGCCGCGATGAAGACCTTCTACTACAAGCTGCCCGGTGGTGGCCGCATCACGCTGATTGGTGGACTGATGCTCTTGGTTTTCGCCGCCGGTATCCTCATTGCCCAGCGCACTCGCTTCGGCACCAACGTCTATGCGCTGGGCGGCGGCACCCAGACATCCGCTCTGATGGGCGTTCCGGTTGGCCGCACGACGATGATGATCTACGGTCTGTCCGGCTTTCTCGCCGGGCTTTCGGGAATCGTTTATTCCCTCTACACATCGGCAGGCTATTCGCTGGCCACGGTGGGTGTCGAGCTGGATGCGATTGCTGCGGTTGTGATCGGGGGAACGCTTCTGACGGGCGGTGCAGGCTTTGTCGGCGGAACGCTTATCGGCGTCTTGATCCAGGGGCTGATCCAGACCTACATCACCTTTGATGGTTCGCTGTCGAGTTGGTGGACGAAAATTCTGATCGGTGCTTTGCTGTTCGCATTCATCTTGATGCAAAAGGCCATCCTGCTGTTGTCACGCCGGAACAAAACATATTCCTGA
- a CDS encoding ABC transporter permease — MIDTAKRLGWRLLPQFVALALILILIRLVFPDFFSIQIQNGRLYGSLIDILNRGAPVALLAVGMTVVIATKGIDLSVGAVMAICGAVAAASSVRGDPLAVTLLLAVGTGLICGVWNGFLVSVLNIQPIIATLVLMVAGRGIAQLVTEGAILTFNDPGLIFIGSGSFLGLPMPVVIWLIFGIAVAALVRRTALGMLIEAVGINRRASTLSGIQTPLLLMAAYMLSGLCAAVAGLIVTADIRGADANNAGLWLELDAILAVVVGGTSLLGGRFSIVASLIGAMIIQAVNTGILSSGFPPEFNLIIKAAIIVIILVIQSPRVQSGLTFLGRKSVRRDRAEQSVR; from the coding sequence ATGATCGACACCGCAAAACGCCTTGGCTGGCGCCTTCTGCCGCAATTCGTCGCGCTGGCACTGATCCTGATTCTGATCCGGCTGGTCTTTCCCGATTTCTTTTCCATCCAGATACAGAACGGCCGGCTTTATGGCAGCCTGATCGACATTCTCAATCGCGGTGCCCCGGTCGCACTTCTGGCCGTCGGCATGACGGTGGTGATCGCCACCAAAGGCATCGATCTCTCCGTCGGCGCCGTCATGGCCATCTGTGGCGCTGTTGCCGCCGCATCCAGCGTGCGTGGCGATCCGCTCGCCGTCACGCTGTTGCTGGCGGTGGGAACGGGCCTGATCTGCGGCGTCTGGAACGGCTTTCTGGTGTCTGTCCTGAATATCCAGCCGATCATTGCGACGCTCGTGCTGATGGTGGCCGGGCGCGGCATTGCGCAGCTGGTAACCGAAGGCGCGATCCTCACCTTCAACGATCCCGGCCTGATCTTCATCGGCAGCGGCTCTTTCCTGGGGCTCCCCATGCCCGTGGTCATCTGGCTGATATTTGGCATCGCTGTTGCCGCTCTGGTGCGGCGCACGGCGCTCGGCATGCTGATCGAGGCCGTCGGCATCAACCGCCGCGCCAGCACGCTGTCGGGCATTCAGACGCCGCTGCTGTTGATGGCGGCCTATATGCTGTCTGGCCTGTGTGCTGCTGTTGCCGGGTTGATCGTCACGGCTGATATCAGGGGCGCCGACGCCAACAATGCCGGCCTCTGGCTCGAGCTTGATGCCATTCTCGCCGTCGTCGTCGGCGGAACGTCGCTGCTCGGCGGACGGTTCAGCATCGTTGCCTCGCTGATCGGCGCGATGATCATTCAGGCCGTGAATACCGGCATCCTGTCCTCGGGCTTTCCGCCGGAATTCAACCTGATCATCAAGGCGGCGATCATCGTCATCATCCTCGTCATCCAGTCGCCGCGCGTGCAGTCGGGCTTGACCTTCCTTGGCCGCAAATCGGTCCGTAGAGACAGAGCGGAGCAGTCCGTCAGATGA
- the ytfR gene encoding galactofuranose ABC transporter, ATP-binding protein YtfR, which yields MPSSSNDILVAAGMVKTFPGAIALNKVDFSLRRGEVHALLGENGAGKSTLIKCMTGAYRRDAGQLTLDGEEIDPRDTLDAQKLGIGTVYQEVNLLGNLSVAENLFLGRQPRRFGLIQAGEMNRRAKGLLAQYGIDINVSAALESYSVAIQQVVAIARAVDLSGKVLILDEPTASLDAQEVEMLFGIVRDLKARGLGIVFITHFLEQVYDLSDRITVLRNGQLVGTRDTASLPRRELVTMMLGHELQSVEKAVAETDAASGPVHVRFSKFGKAGKIKPFDLDVRKGEVVGIAGLLGSGRTETAELMFGVHRADSGSVDIGGKTVNLSSPRAAIAEGFGFCPEDRKLDGIIGELSVRENIALALQARRGWARPLSASEQNALADRYIKALDIRTSDREKPIRLLSGGNQQKAILARWLATNPQFLILDEPTRGIDVGAHAEIIRLIGELCAEGMSLIVISSELEELVAYSSRIIVLRDRAHVAELTGSEITTEHIVNSIAAATDQGGAR from the coding sequence ATGCCAAGCAGCTCAAACGATATTCTAGTCGCCGCCGGGATGGTAAAAACCTTTCCAGGTGCCATAGCCCTCAACAAGGTGGATTTCTCGCTGCGGCGCGGCGAAGTGCATGCGCTGCTGGGTGAAAACGGTGCTGGAAAATCAACGCTGATCAAATGCATGACCGGCGCGTACCGCCGCGACGCAGGGCAACTGACGCTCGATGGCGAGGAGATCGATCCGCGCGACACGCTCGATGCGCAAAAGCTCGGGATCGGCACCGTCTATCAGGAAGTCAATCTGCTCGGAAATCTGAGCGTAGCCGAAAATCTCTTCCTCGGCCGCCAGCCCCGCCGCTTCGGGCTCATTCAGGCCGGCGAGATGAACCGGCGGGCCAAAGGCCTGCTGGCGCAATATGGCATCGACATCAACGTCTCGGCTGCGCTCGAAAGCTATTCCGTCGCGATCCAGCAGGTGGTGGCGATCGCGCGTGCCGTTGATCTCTCCGGCAAGGTCCTGATCCTCGATGAGCCGACCGCCAGTCTTGATGCCCAGGAAGTGGAAATGCTGTTTGGCATCGTCCGTGATCTCAAGGCGAGGGGGCTCGGCATCGTCTTCATCACCCATTTTCTGGAACAGGTCTACGATCTCTCCGACCGTATCACCGTGCTGCGCAATGGCCAGCTGGTCGGCACGCGCGATACTGCATCGCTGCCGCGCCGCGAACTCGTCACGATGATGCTGGGCCACGAACTCCAGTCGGTCGAAAAGGCGGTTGCCGAAACGGATGCGGCAAGCGGCCCCGTGCATGTCCGGTTTTCGAAATTTGGCAAGGCCGGCAAGATCAAGCCGTTCGATCTCGACGTCCGCAAAGGGGAAGTCGTCGGCATCGCCGGCCTTCTCGGCTCCGGCCGCACCGAGACCGCGGAGCTGATGTTCGGTGTGCACAGGGCCGATAGCGGCAGCGTCGATATCGGCGGAAAGACGGTCAATCTGTCATCGCCGCGCGCTGCCATTGCCGAAGGTTTCGGCTTCTGTCCCGAGGACCGCAAGCTGGACGGTATTATCGGCGAATTGTCCGTGCGCGAAAACATCGCTCTTGCGCTGCAGGCCCGGCGTGGCTGGGCACGGCCATTGTCCGCATCAGAACAAAATGCGCTGGCCGATCGCTATATCAAGGCATTGGACATCCGGACCAGCGACCGGGAAAAGCCGATCCGGCTGCTCTCCGGCGGCAATCAGCAGAAGGCTATCCTGGCGCGTTGGCTTGCGACCAATCCGCAATTTCTCATCCTCGACGAGCCGACGCGCGGCATCGATGTCGGCGCCCACGCGGAAATCATCCGCCTGATCGGGGAACTCTGCGCTGAGGGCATGTCCCTGATCGTCATCTCGTCTGAATTGGAGGAACTCGTGGCGTACAGCTCGCGCATCATCGTGCTGCGGGATCGTGCCCATGTCGCCGAACTCACCGGCAGCGAGATCACCACCGAACATATCGTCAATTCCATTGCGGCGGCAACGGATCAAGGAGGCGCACGATGA
- the ytfQ gene encoding galactofuranose ABC transporter, galactofuranose-binding protein YtfQ, translating into MKIKTALSCATVLAACMFGPASAADLTIGFSQIGSESGWRAAETTLTKQEAEKRGIDLKFADAQQKQENQIKALRSFIAQGVNAILIAPVVATGWDEVLTEAKDAEIPVILLDRTVDSSDDLYLTAVTSDLVHEGNVAGKFLVDTVGTKQCNVVELQGTTGSSPAIDRKKGFEEALKGHDNLKIIRSQTGDFTRTKGKEVMESFLKAEDGGKNICALYAHNDDMAVGAIQAIKEAGLKPGKDILVVSIDAVPDIFQAMAAGEANATVELTPNMAGPALDALDAFLKDGTKPAKWIQTESKLYTQADDPQKVYEEKKGLGY; encoded by the coding sequence ATGAAAATCAAGACTGCACTGAGCTGTGCCACGGTTCTGGCTGCCTGCATGTTTGGCCCGGCTTCGGCCGCCGATCTGACGATCGGCTTTTCGCAGATCGGTTCTGAATCCGGCTGGCGCGCGGCTGAAACGACGCTGACCAAGCAGGAAGCGGAAAAGCGCGGCATCGACCTCAAATTCGCCGACGCTCAGCAAAAACAGGAAAACCAGATCAAGGCCCTGCGATCCTTCATCGCCCAGGGCGTCAATGCGATTCTCATCGCACCGGTCGTCGCAACCGGCTGGGATGAAGTTCTGACGGAAGCCAAGGACGCCGAAATCCCGGTGATCCTTCTCGACCGTACGGTCGATTCGTCCGATGATCTCTACTTGACGGCCGTCACCTCCGACCTCGTTCACGAAGGCAATGTCGCCGGCAAATTCCTGGTCGATACTGTCGGCACCAAGCAGTGCAACGTTGTCGAGCTGCAGGGCACAACAGGTTCTTCGCCGGCTATCGATCGCAAGAAGGGTTTCGAAGAAGCGCTGAAGGGTCATGACAACCTGAAGATCATCCGCAGCCAGACAGGCGATTTCACCCGTACCAAGGGCAAGGAAGTCATGGAAAGCTTCCTGAAGGCGGAAGATGGCGGCAAGAACATCTGCGCGCTCTACGCCCATAATGACGACATGGCCGTCGGCGCCATTCAGGCAATCAAGGAAGCCGGCCTGAAGCCGGGCAAGGATATCCTCGTCGTTTCCATCGACGCCGTTCCGGACATCTTCCAGGCGATGGCAGCCGGTGAGGCCAATGCAACTGTCGAACTGACGCCGAACATGGCAGGTCCTGCATTGGACGCACTCGACGCGTTCCTCAAGGACGGCACCAAGCCTGCCAAGTGGATCCAGACGGAATCGAAGCTCTACACCCAGGCTGACGATCCGCAGAAGGTCTATGAGGAAAAGAAGGGCCTCGGCTACTGA
- a CDS encoding BMP family ABC transporter substrate-binding protein, protein MKKLLFALATTAAVIGFSAGAYAADKAKVCFVYVGSKTDGGWTQAHDIGRLELEKALGDKIETQFLENVPEGPDAERAIERLARSGCGLIYTTSFGFMDATVKIAAKFPDVKFEHATGYKTAPNLATYNSRFYEGRYIQGQIAAKISQKGVAGYIASFPIPEVVMGINAFVTGARSVNPDFKIKVVWANTWFDPGKEADAAKALIDQGVDVLTQHTDTTAPMQVAAERGIKAFGQASDMIKAGPETQLTAIVDTWGAYYIKRTQLFLDGKWETSSSWDGLKDGILTMAPYTNMPDDVKALAEETQKKIESGELKPFTGPLKKQDGSEWLAAGASSDDGTLLGMNFYVEGVDDKLPQ, encoded by the coding sequence ATGAAAAAACTTCTTTTCGCACTCGCCACGACGGCGGCCGTCATCGGGTTTTCCGCTGGCGCCTATGCCGCCGACAAGGCAAAAGTCTGCTTCGTCTATGTTGGATCGAAGACCGACGGTGGCTGGACACAGGCCCATGATATCGGCCGTTTGGAGCTTGAAAAGGCGCTGGGCGACAAGATCGAAACGCAGTTTCTCGAAAACGTTCCGGAAGGTCCCGATGCCGAGCGCGCCATCGAGCGCCTGGCGCGTTCCGGTTGCGGCCTGATCTACACCACGTCGTTCGGCTTCATGGATGCAACCGTCAAGATTGCCGCGAAATTCCCCGACGTGAAGTTCGAGCACGCCACCGGCTACAAGACCGCCCCGAACCTTGCCACCTATAACAGCCGCTTCTATGAGGGCCGTTATATCCAGGGGCAGATCGCTGCCAAGATTTCGCAAAAGGGTGTGGCCGGCTACATCGCCTCCTTCCCGATCCCGGAAGTGGTGATGGGCATCAATGCCTTCGTCACCGGCGCCCGCTCCGTCAACCCTGATTTCAAGATCAAGGTCGTATGGGCAAACACCTGGTTCGACCCCGGCAAGGAAGCCGATGCCGCCAAGGCATTGATCGACCAGGGCGTTGATGTGTTGACGCAGCATACCGACACGACCGCGCCGATGCAGGTCGCTGCCGAGCGCGGCATCAAGGCCTTCGGCCAGGCGTCCGACATGATCAAGGCAGGTCCCGAAACCCAGCTGACGGCGATCGTCGATACCTGGGGTGCCTATTACATCAAGCGCACCCAGCTGTTTCTGGACGGCAAGTGGGAGACATCGTCGAGCTGGGACGGCCTGAAGGACGGCATCCTGACCATGGCGCCCTATACCAACATGCCCGACGACGTGAAGGCTCTGGCGGAAGAGACCCAGAAGAAGATCGAATCGGGCGAACTGAAGCCCTTCACCGGCCCGCTGAAAAAGCAGGACGGCTCGGAATGGCTGGCCGCTGGCGCGTCTTCGGATGACGGCACGCTTCTGGGCATGAACTTCTACGTCGAAGGCGTTGACGACAAGCTGCCGCAATAA
- a CDS encoding ABC transporter permease — protein MGIFEAMLLTVITAATPLVLAAIGELVTERSGVLNLGVEGMMVMGAACAFIATQVTGSPYIGILAGIAAGALFSLLFGFLTLTLVANQVATGLALTILGLGVSSMIAEPYLGQSGIKLPQIVFPVLSDIPFLGPLLFRQDLIFYLSIALVAGVNWFLFKSRAGLKLRSVGDSHASAHALGINVIRTRYLAVMFGGACAGLAGAQLSLVYTPQWAENMSAGRGWIALALVVFASWRPWRIIAGGYLFGAVSISQLYVQARGIDIPSQFLSALPYLATIIVLILISHNRRTTLINTPASLGKSFVPDR, from the coding sequence ATGGGTATCTTCGAAGCCATGCTGTTGACGGTGATTACCGCAGCCACGCCGCTTGTGCTGGCGGCCATCGGCGAACTGGTCACCGAGCGCTCCGGCGTTCTCAATCTCGGTGTCGAGGGCATGATGGTGATGGGGGCAGCCTGCGCCTTCATCGCCACGCAGGTCACCGGCTCTCCCTATATCGGTATTCTCGCCGGCATTGCGGCCGGAGCGCTGTTTTCGCTGCTGTTCGGCTTTCTGACCCTGACGCTGGTTGCCAATCAGGTGGCGACGGGCCTCGCTTTGACCATTCTTGGGCTTGGCGTATCCAGCATGATCGCCGAACCCTATCTGGGGCAATCCGGCATCAAGCTCCCGCAGATCGTCTTTCCGGTCCTGTCGGATATCCCGTTCCTAGGGCCTCTTCTGTTCAGGCAGGATCTGATTTTCTATCTCTCGATCGCGCTGGTCGCCGGTGTCAACTGGTTCCTGTTCAAGAGCCGTGCCGGGCTGAAACTGCGCTCCGTTGGCGACAGCCATGCTTCGGCGCATGCGCTTGGGATCAACGTCATCCGCACCCGCTATCTGGCCGTGATGTTCGGTGGCGCCTGCGCCGGGCTGGCGGGGGCACAGCTGTCGCTGGTCTACACGCCGCAATGGGCTGAGAACATGTCGGCCGGGCGTGGCTGGATCGCGCTGGCGCTGGTGGTCTTTGCATCCTGGCGGCCCTGGCGGATCATCGCGGGTGGGTACCTCTTTGGCGCCGTGTCGATCAGCCAGCTTTATGTGCAGGCTCGCGGCATCGACATTCCCTCGCAGTTCCTTTCTGCTCTTCCCTACCTGGCGACAATTATCGTACTCATTCTCATCTCGCACAACCGGCGCACGACGTTGATCAATACGCCGGCTTCGCTCGGCAAGTCCTTTGTGCCAGACCGGTGA
- a CDS encoding ABC transporter permease, translated as MRIELERRPDVSKLFSILSPFIALGLTLFFGGIMFMMLGKDPFAALYSFFIEPLTEVWSLHELAIKAAPLILIAVGLSVCYRSNNWNIGAEGQFIMGAIAGSILPVVFYEWQSPLVLPLMMLFGMLGGALFAGIPAFLKAHLNTNEILTSLMLVYVAQLFLDWLVRGPWRNPGGMNFPETRTFDATAILPEMIASGRAHWGFGFAIIAAILIWFMMRYTLKGFEITVLGQSQRAGRFAGFSSRKMIWFSMLLSGALAGLAGIAEVSGAIQQLRPVISPGYGFTAIIVAFLGRLNPLGIVVAGLVLALTYLGGEAVQVSLQISDKPIRVFQGLLLFFVLSCDTLIHYKIRMMWYDLSKTTGEGVR; from the coding sequence ATGCGCATTGAACTGGAACGGCGTCCCGACGTCTCCAAGCTGTTTTCCATCCTGTCGCCGTTCATCGCGCTCGGCCTGACGCTGTTCTTCGGCGGCATCATGTTCATGATGCTGGGCAAGGACCCGTTCGCAGCGCTCTACAGCTTCTTCATCGAACCCTTGACGGAAGTCTGGTCGCTGCATGAACTGGCGATCAAGGCAGCCCCGCTCATTCTCATCGCGGTTGGCCTGTCGGTCTGCTACCGTTCGAACAACTGGAATATCGGCGCCGAGGGCCAGTTCATCATGGGAGCGATCGCCGGATCGATCTTGCCCGTGGTGTTCTATGAATGGCAATCGCCGCTGGTTCTGCCCCTGATGATGCTGTTCGGCATGCTGGGCGGCGCGCTGTTTGCCGGTATTCCCGCCTTCCTCAAGGCGCATTTGAATACCAATGAAATCCTCACCAGCCTGATGCTGGTCTATGTCGCACAGCTGTTTCTCGACTGGCTGGTGCGCGGACCCTGGCGCAATCCGGGTGGCATGAATTTTCCGGAAACCCGCACCTTCGACGCAACCGCCATCCTGCCGGAAATGATCGCGTCGGGGCGCGCGCATTGGGGCTTCGGCTTTGCGATCATCGCCGCGATCCTGATCTGGTTCATGATGCGCTACACGCTGAAAGGCTTCGAGATCACCGTGCTTGGCCAATCCCAGCGGGCAGGGCGGTTCGCCGGTTTCTCGTCGCGCAAGATGATCTGGTTTTCCATGCTGCTCTCGGGCGCTCTCGCCGGTCTTGCCGGCATTGCCGAAGTCAGCGGCGCAATCCAGCAGCTGCGCCCGGTCATTTCTCCCGGCTACGGTTTCACTGCCATCATCGTCGCCTTTCTCGGCCGGCTCAATCCGCTGGGGATCGTCGTTGCCGGGCTTGTGCTTGCGCTCACCTATCTCGGCGGCGAGGCGGTGCAGGTATCCTTGCAGATTTCCGACAAGCCGATCCGGGTGTTCCAGGGGCTGCTTCTGTTCTTCGTCCTCTCCTGCGATACGCTCATCCATTATAAGATCCGGATGATGTGGTACGATCTGTCCAAAACGACCGGCGAGGGGGTGCGCTGA
- a CDS encoding ABC transporter ATP-binding protein encodes MSAEGQPANSLLLAVGQLTKLFGTFAACDGINLDIRPGEIHALLGENGAGKSTLVKMLFGVLAPTSGQIVWQGQPVRIASPSAARKLGIGMVFQHFSLFEALTVAENIALSMDPGVSLARIAKEASDLSHAYGLPLDPHAHVADLSVGERQRIEIVRALLQNPKLIILDEPTSVLTPQEADRLFETLNKLKAEGRSVLYISHRLEEVQRICDRATVLRHGKVTGACDPRRETPASLARMMVGSDIAHVSAEGTSAKGAVKLEARHLTAAARTPFAVSLKNICLKVHAGEVLAIAGVAGNGQGELFDALSGEYPVATDDVILISDRPVGTRGINARRLMGAGFVPEERHGHAAVSALSLSDNLILARSQSDRRAFLGGGVLGLIRQDAVKMAAKRISAAMDVRKSGENPPAGSLSGGNLQKFIVGRELDRQPAVLIVNQPTWGVDAGAASRIRQALVDLAKSGSAVLVISQDLDEIFEVATEIAVISEGKLSDIYPASDLSREKIGLLMGGMYGKTETAETAHAH; translated from the coding sequence GTGTCGGCTGAGGGACAACCCGCCAACAGTCTATTGCTGGCTGTTGGCCAACTGACAAAACTGTTCGGCACATTCGCTGCCTGCGACGGAATCAATCTCGATATCAGGCCGGGCGAAATTCATGCGCTTCTCGGCGAAAACGGCGCCGGGAAATCGACGCTCGTCAAGATGCTGTTCGGCGTGCTCGCCCCCACCAGCGGCCAGATCGTCTGGCAGGGTCAGCCGGTGCGCATTGCAAGCCCGAGTGCTGCCCGCAAGCTCGGCATCGGCATGGTGTTCCAGCATTTCTCGCTGTTTGAGGCGCTGACGGTGGCCGAAAATATCGCGCTGTCGATGGATCCTGGCGTTTCGCTGGCGCGGATTGCCAAGGAAGCGTCCGATCTGTCGCATGCGTATGGCCTGCCGCTGGATCCGCATGCGCATGTGGCCGACCTGTCTGTCGGCGAGCGCCAGCGGATCGAAATCGTCCGCGCACTTCTGCAAAACCCAAAACTGATCATTCTCGACGAGCCGACCTCGGTGCTGACGCCGCAGGAGGCCGACCGGCTGTTTGAAACGCTGAACAAGCTGAAAGCCGAGGGACGCTCGGTCCTTTACATTAGTCACCGGCTGGAAGAGGTGCAGCGCATCTGCGACCGCGCCACCGTTCTGCGCCACGGCAAGGTGACGGGCGCGTGTGATCCCCGCCGCGAGACCCCGGCTTCGCTGGCGCGCATGATGGTCGGCAGCGATATCGCGCATGTGAGTGCCGAAGGCACGAGCGCGAAAGGCGCGGTGAAACTTGAGGCCCGACATCTGACTGCGGCGGCCAGAACGCCGTTTGCTGTGTCTTTAAAGAATATCTGTCTGAAAGTGCATGCCGGCGAAGTCTTGGCAATCGCCGGCGTTGCGGGCAATGGGCAGGGCGAACTGTTCGATGCGCTGTCTGGAGAATATCCTGTTGCCACCGACGATGTCATTTTGATCTCGGATCGGCCGGTTGGGACGCGCGGCATCAATGCCCGAAGGTTGATGGGCGCGGGTTTCGTGCCCGAGGAGCGCCATGGCCATGCGGCCGTTTCGGCGCTGTCGCTGTCTGACAATCTCATCCTTGCCCGCAGCCAATCCGACCGGCGCGCCTTTCTTGGCGGCGGCGTTTTGGGTCTGATCCGCCAGGATGCGGTGAAAATGGCGGCAAAGCGAATTTCGGCTGCGATGGATGTGCGCAAGAGCGGCGAGAACCCGCCGGCCGGGTCCCTGTCGGGCGGCAATCTGCAGAAATTCATCGTTGGCCGTGAACTCGACCGTCAACCGGCGGTCCTGATCGTCAACCAGCCCACCTGGGGCGTCGATGCCGGGGCGGCGAGCCGCATCCGGCAGGCTTTGGTCGATCTCGCCAAATCCGGTTCGGCCGTTCTGGTCATCAGCCAGGACCTCGACGAGATTTTCGAGGTTGCCACCGAGATCGCCGTGATCAGCGAAGGCAAGCTGTCCGACATCTATCCGGCCTCCGACCTCTCGCGTGAAAAGATCGGCCTGTTGATGGGCGGCATGTATGGCAAGACCGAGACTGCGGAGACGGCGCATGCGCATTGA
- a CDS encoding quinone oxidoreductase family protein yields MAQAIMVRTLGGPDVLKIEGITLSAPGPGEVQIRQVAVGVNFIDVYFRTGLYKSAEGLPFVPGKEGAGIVTAVGDNVSTFAVGDRVAYASSDGAYASERNIEISQLVKVPDDITLETAAAMMLKGMTAQYLLNQTFKVGPGTTLLFHAAAGGVGLIAGQWAKALGATVIGTAGSQDKIDLALAHGYDHVINYRTDNFVSAVKEITNGKGVDVVYDSVGKDTYPASLDCIKPRGLWVSFGNSSGPVEGVNIGILAQKGSLFATRPTLFSYVSTRPALEACANSLFDVVQSSKVRININQTYALADASQAHADLEARKTSGTTLLIP; encoded by the coding sequence ATGGCGCAGGCCATCATGGTGCGGACGCTCGGCGGTCCGGATGTTCTCAAGATCGAAGGCATCACGCTTTCCGCGCCCGGTCCCGGCGAAGTGCAGATCCGCCAGGTCGCGGTCGGCGTGAACTTCATCGACGTCTATTTCCGCACCGGTCTCTATAAATCGGCCGAGGGGCTGCCGTTCGTTCCGGGCAAGGAAGGCGCCGGGATCGTGACTGCGGTCGGCGATAATGTCAGCACCTTTGCTGTTGGCGATCGCGTCGCCTATGCATCCTCCGACGGCGCCTATGCGAGCGAGCGCAATATCGAGATTTCGCAGCTGGTGAAGGTTCCAGACGATATCACCCTGGAAACCGCAGCGGCGATGATGCTGAAGGGCATGACGGCGCAGTATCTTTTGAACCAAACCTTCAAGGTCGGGCCGGGAACCACGCTTCTGTTTCACGCAGCTGCCGGCGGCGTGGGCCTGATCGCAGGCCAATGGGCCAAGGCGCTCGGCGCAACCGTGATTGGAACAGCGGGTTCGCAGGACAAGATCGATCTGGCGCTGGCGCATGGCTACGATCATGTCATCAACTACCGCACTGATAATTTTGTGAGCGCCGTCAAGGAGATCACCAACGGCAAGGGCGTCGATGTGGTCTATGATTCGGTTGGCAAGGACACCTATCCGGCCTCGCTCGACTGCATCAAGCCGCGCGGCCTCTGGGTCAGTTTCGGCAATTCGTCGGGTCCGGTCGAAGGCGTCAATATCGGAATTCTGGCGCAGAAGGGCTCGCTGTTTGCCACGCGCCCGACGTTGTTCAGCTATGTTTCGACACGGCCCGCCCTGGAGGCATGTGCAAACTCCCTGTTTGATGTTGTGCAAAGCAGCAAAGTGCGTATCAATATCAACCAGACCTATGCGCTTGCCGATGCAAGCCAGGCGCATGCGGATCTGGAAGCAAGAAAAACGAGCGGAACAACATTGCTGATTCCCTGA